The following are encoded in a window of Armatimonadota bacterium genomic DNA:
- a CDS encoding 2-dehydro-3-deoxyglucarate aldolase codes for MKSNRVKEGLKAGTPQIGTWLSLASPFAARFMARTGFAWLNLDMEHSPATWETAAQVFGAVADAGGIPLVRVPFNSLENAKRALDAGTYGVIFPMCNTRAEAERAVAACKYPPAGERSVGGGLQVLNFDAPASEYYARANEQILVIVQAEHVEAVRNAEEILSVPGIDAVFVGPNDLLASMHKTPRMETDDPEFVQALAHVKATAERFGVAPGIHVADAEAARRRVAEGWKFIAISSELGFMLETANATVEQAIGVAAAGVGARY; via the coding sequence TTGAAATCGAATCGTGTGAAAGAGGGCCTCAAAGCCGGAACGCCCCAGATCGGCACGTGGCTGTCGCTCGCCAGCCCATTTGCCGCCCGGTTCATGGCCCGGACCGGATTCGCCTGGCTCAACCTGGATATGGAGCACAGCCCGGCGACCTGGGAGACGGCAGCGCAGGTATTCGGCGCCGTGGCGGATGCCGGCGGCATTCCGCTGGTTCGCGTGCCGTTCAACAGCCTGGAGAATGCAAAGCGAGCGCTGGATGCCGGTACCTACGGCGTCATCTTTCCCATGTGCAACACGCGCGCCGAGGCCGAACGCGCGGTAGCCGCGTGTAAATACCCGCCGGCAGGGGAACGGAGTGTCGGCGGCGGACTCCAGGTCTTAAACTTTGACGCTCCGGCGAGCGAATACTACGCACGCGCGAACGAGCAGATCCTGGTGATTGTGCAGGCGGAACACGTGGAGGCCGTGCGGAATGCCGAGGAGATACTCTCTGTACCGGGGATCGATGCGGTGTTTGTGGGGCCGAACGACCTGCTGGCCTCGATGCATAAAACACCACGGATGGAGACCGATGACCCGGAATTCGTGCAGGCTCTGGCCCACGTGAAGGCCACGGCAGAGAGATTCGGCGTGGCGCCGGGCATACATGTTGCCGATGCGGAGGCGGCCCGGCGCAGAGTGGCGGAGGGCTGGAAATTCATCGCAATCAGCAGTGAACTTGGCTTCATGCTGGAAACAGCGAATGCCACCGTGGAGCAGGCGATCGGCGTGGCTGCGGCCGGTGTTGGGGCGCGCTATTAG
- a CDS encoding tryptophanase, with product MKAVIEPFKIKVVEPIRFTTAEERVEILARAHYNPFLMRAEDVLIDLLTDSGTAAMSAAQWGAMMVADESYAGSQSYFRFEKVVRELTGLKHVIPTHQGRAAERILFQIAGGKGRTVPSNNHFDTTRANIEYSGAEAVDLVIPEGKDPQLVHPFKRNVDIAALETLLDSTADIPLGMLTITNNTGGGQPVSMANIRAVSTALRKRGIPFFLDSCQFAENAWFIKQREAGYAHVGIHKIAQEMFSLCDGATFSGKKDGICNIGGFLAVNDDAMAEQARNLLILTEGFPTYGGLAARDLEALAVGIQEAQDERYLDYRHACVTYFADKLRARGIRFVEPPGGHALYLDARSFLPHVPIEQYPGQALVCAIYLAGGIRSVEIGSVMFGKHNPVTGDETFAPMDLVRLAIPRRVYTQSHVDYVAELIIGVYESRSSIHGLRITSQPAFLRHFTAHFEPVA from the coding sequence TTGAAGGCCGTCATTGAACCGTTCAAGATCAAAGTGGTTGAGCCGATCCGATTCACCACTGCGGAAGAGCGCGTGGAGATCCTCGCTCGAGCGCACTACAACCCGTTTCTGATGCGCGCGGAGGATGTGCTCATCGATCTGCTGACCGATAGCGGCACAGCGGCGATGTCGGCGGCGCAGTGGGGCGCCATGATGGTTGCGGACGAAAGCTACGCCGGCAGCCAGAGTTACTTCAGATTCGAGAAGGTGGTTCGGGAGCTTACCGGCCTCAAACATGTGATTCCCACCCATCAGGGCCGTGCGGCGGAGCGCATCCTATTTCAGATCGCCGGGGGGAAGGGGCGGACGGTGCCCTCGAACAACCATTTTGACACCACACGCGCCAATATCGAATACTCCGGCGCTGAGGCCGTTGATCTGGTGATTCCAGAGGGCAAGGACCCGCAGTTGGTTCATCCGTTCAAGCGAAATGTAGACATTGCTGCGCTAGAGACGCTGCTGGATTCCACAGCGGACATCCCACTGGGCATGCTGACGATAACCAACAACACGGGCGGTGGTCAGCCGGTCTCTATGGCGAACATCCGCGCAGTGAGCACGGCGCTGCGCAAGCGAGGCATTCCATTCTTCCTCGACTCCTGCCAGTTTGCCGAGAATGCCTGGTTCATCAAGCAGCGGGAGGCCGGCTACGCGCATGTGGGCATCCACAAGATCGCCCAGGAGATGTTCAGCCTTTGCGATGGCGCCACGTTCAGCGGCAAAAAGGATGGCATCTGCAATATCGGCGGCTTTCTGGCCGTGAACGACGACGCGATGGCGGAGCAGGCCCGCAACCTACTGATCCTCACCGAAGGCTTTCCAACGTACGGGGGGCTGGCGGCGCGCGATCTGGAAGCGCTTGCCGTAGGCATCCAGGAGGCGCAGGACGAGAGGTACCTCGACTACCGACATGCGTGCGTCACCTACTTCGCCGACAAGCTGCGCGCCCGTGGTATCCGGTTTGTTGAGCCGCCCGGCGGCCATGCTCTCTACCTGGATGCGCGCAGCTTTCTGCCGCACGTGCCCATCGAGCAGTATCCTGGTCAGGCGCTCGTCTGCGCCATCTACCTTGCCGGCGGCATACGCAGTGTGGAGATTGGTAGCGTGATGTTTGGCAAGCACAACCCGGTGACCGGCGACGAGACGTTCGCACCGATGGACCTGGTGCGCCTTGCCATTCCGCGCCGTGTGTACACCCAGAGCCACGTTGACTACGTGGCTGAACTGATTATCGGCGTCTATGAGAGCCGGTCCAGTATTCACGGCCTGCGAATTACAAGCCAACCGGCTTTTCTGCGCCACTTCACGGCGCACTTTGAACCGGTAGCGTGA
- a CDS encoding ankyrin repeat domain-containing protein, with protein sequence MTRSRSRLQPLIALVTLTFCLVLFGRLAWRRYHRYIDRQLLQASCHGDLRKVRHWLELGADPNALDDGAGPCFGPPLLEAVSWGAYPAARASGRVKPSASDVRTFRMRAEAISRLLLQHHANPDARGRYAGGSLATAAGVGWHSLVQLLLHNGASVDGGVGCKESPLAAAAGGGDLSTVSLLLASGANVNGARTDALSPISAAAQNPSPQVTLLLVHHGAALNGNVNDLQSPLAAAVLGRNGALANVLLTRGASPNGSPHDATSPLCAAIGQRYFGLAERLLHLGASIRGVGPVPQDPLRAAVAMDNVPLTHELLARGASVKISAGVLESVRSVAMMRLLVAHGANVLAADSQGTTALMAAAASGEIPVVRLLLYLGAAVNSRDAMGMSALDYAVAAARQQYGAARRSPPNVARCMQLLIAHGAEPADVRDHDSSLMLAAYPGCKAIEQVLLAHGATVDTRNPDGWTAAQFAVMNRAHDVLRLLLRSGASPNGRDKARRTLLQLAVGDSDAPAVSALLAAGADPKAETSTGGTVLDEARHLRHSTTIVGLIQAALPKPVNAPRP encoded by the coding sequence ATGACGCGTTCCAGATCCCGTTTGCAGCCGTTGATCGCTCTGGTTACGCTTACATTCTGCCTCGTTCTGTTTGGTCGGTTGGCATGGCGCCGGTATCATCGCTATATCGACCGTCAGTTGCTGCAGGCTTCCTGCCACGGAGACCTGAGAAAAGTCCGGCACTGGCTCGAACTGGGCGCTGACCCAAACGCACTGGATGACGGCGCCGGCCCCTGCTTCGGCCCACCACTCCTGGAGGCGGTATCGTGGGGTGCATACCCCGCCGCAAGAGCCTCCGGGCGAGTGAAACCATCCGCGAGTGACGTGCGCACCTTTCGAATGAGGGCGGAAGCTATCAGCCGGTTGCTGCTTCAACACCACGCTAACCCGGATGCGCGCGGTCGGTACGCCGGTGGGTCTCTGGCAACCGCCGCAGGCGTAGGCTGGCACAGTCTGGTCCAACTGCTTCTGCATAACGGCGCCAGTGTGGATGGCGGTGTGGGCTGCAAGGAATCGCCATTGGCTGCGGCCGCTGGCGGAGGCGACCTGTCGACAGTGAGCTTGCTGCTGGCATCAGGCGCGAACGTAAACGGCGCTCGGACCGACGCACTGTCGCCGATCTCGGCGGCCGCTCAGAACCCGAGCCCTCAGGTCACGCTGCTTCTGGTCCACCACGGCGCCGCCTTAAACGGTAACGTCAACGATCTGCAGTCGCCGCTGGCCGCGGCGGTTCTTGGCAGAAACGGGGCGCTGGCAAATGTGCTGCTGACGCGCGGGGCATCGCCGAACGGCTCGCCGCATGACGCGACCAGCCCTCTGTGCGCGGCGATCGGCCAGCGCTACTTCGGCCTTGCAGAGCGGTTACTGCATCTCGGCGCGAGTATACGCGGAGTAGGCCCTGTTCCCCAAGACCCGCTGCGAGCCGCTGTCGCGATGGACAATGTCCCGCTCACGCACGAGCTGTTGGCGCGTGGAGCAAGCGTAAAAATATCCGCTGGCGTGCTCGAGAGCGTCCGCTCGGTCGCCATGATGCGGCTGCTGGTGGCTCACGGCGCAAACGTACTCGCGGCAGACAGCCAGGGCACGACCGCGCTGATGGCCGCAGCAGCAAGTGGGGAGATACCGGTCGTACGCCTGCTGCTTTATCTGGGGGCAGCAGTGAACAGCAGAGATGCGATGGGTATGAGCGCGCTGGACTACGCTGTGGCGGCCGCACGCCAGCAATACGGCGCGGCCAGGCGTTCTCCCCCAAACGTGGCACGCTGTATGCAGCTGCTGATCGCCCATGGCGCCGAACCAGCCGATGTCCGAGACCATGACAGCTCCCTGATGCTGGCCGCATACCCCGGCTGCAAAGCAATTGAACAGGTTTTGCTGGCGCACGGAGCCACCGTTGACACCAGGAATCCAGACGGGTGGACTGCCGCACAGTTTGCCGTGATGAACCGGGCGCACGATGTACTGCGCCTGCTGTTGCGATCTGGCGCGAGCCCGAATGGAAGGGATAAGGCGCGTCGCACGCTGCTGCAGCTCGCGGTTGGAGATAGCGACGCGCCCGCCGTCAGCGCACTATTGGCCGCCGGGGCGGATCCGAAGGCGGAGACTTCAACGGGCGGAACGGTTTTGGATGAGGCCCGCCATTTGCGGCACAGTACGACGATTGTGGGGTTGATTCAGGCTGCGCTGCCGAAGCCGGTAAACGCGCCACGACCGTAA
- a CDS encoding phenylalanine 4-monooxygenase, producing the protein MKAAAVKGLAGLTTNHSPYIEHARQSGELYIEQPYELYTEENHAAWRSLYARMEDPWNKYANSHFLAGISNLCLDSKRVPRLDDVNRFLSPLTGFKARPVSGYVPAFVFFDRLRNREFPTTITIRDAGRLDYLPEPDIFHDIAGHVPMHTDTAFADTLVRFGDCAHTAVEIAASIRNRAERAARIASVYKALARFFWFTIEFGLMRGPDGLKAYGSGLLSSFGELRHSIEAAEVQRYPIQLEWVINQYFEINHYQPLLFHVESFAHLFDQVDLLEKWMRQGRLDHVAPGEPHLGKADLARFLDEAERR; encoded by the coding sequence ATGAAGGCAGCGGCGGTTAAGGGTCTGGCGGGCCTCACCACAAACCATTCGCCCTACATCGAGCACGCGCGCCAATCCGGCGAGTTGTACATAGAGCAGCCTTACGAACTCTACACTGAGGAGAACCATGCCGCGTGGCGCAGCCTCTATGCGCGTATGGAGGATCCCTGGAACAAGTACGCCAACTCGCACTTTCTCGCCGGTATATCCAACCTGTGCCTCGATTCAAAGCGAGTGCCGCGACTTGACGACGTCAATCGGTTCCTTTCGCCGCTTACGGGATTCAAGGCGCGGCCGGTAAGTGGTTATGTGCCGGCTTTTGTCTTCTTCGACCGGCTTCGCAACCGCGAGTTCCCAACCACCATCACCATTCGCGACGCGGGCCGTCTGGACTATCTGCCGGAGCCCGATATCTTCCATGACATCGCCGGGCACGTCCCCATGCACACCGACACCGCCTTCGCCGATACGCTGGTCCGATTCGGCGATTGTGCCCATACCGCGGTGGAGATCGCTGCGTCAATCAGGAATAGGGCCGAGCGCGCTGCTCGCATTGCCAGCGTCTACAAGGCGCTGGCCCGCTTCTTCTGGTTCACGATCGAATTTGGACTGATGCGCGGACCCGATGGCCTCAAAGCTTACGGCAGCGGCCTGTTGAGCTCGTTTGGAGAGCTGCGCCACTCCATCGAGGCCGCGGAGGTGCAGCGATATCCCATCCAGCTGGAGTGGGTGATCAATCAGTACTTCGAGATCAACCACTATCAGCCGCTGCTGTTCCACGTTGAGTCCTTTGCTCACCTCTTTGATCAGGTGGATCTGCTGGAGAAGTGGATGCGGCAGGGCCGGCTGGACCACGTGGCTCCGGGCGAACCACACCTTGGAAAGGCCGATCTGGCGCGGTTTCTCGATGAGGCGGAGCGCAGATAG
- a CDS encoding acyl--CoA ligase, producing the protein MSSESYSSETAGLIASAQRLSSGVDRKAFTPWQSIGSLLSDRSHEADQASWLTWYREGKRAGAWTRAEFFDLASRLAHALHSRLNLAVGSRIGTLMANDPDTVLVYFAAWIAGMCVVPVNAGEEEDNAAFVLENAEAAAVFVLPSQLDRARRLMARLPAVGRWIIAGPATGDLESLTDLLNAPPANLPEVPKTAEALIVYTSGTTGAPKGVVLDQADLLNDALSIADWHGFTSRDRAFCILPIHHVNGVVVTLMTPLVSGGSVVLNDRFRAHTFWYTLRHEHCTWASVVPTVLAFLCAQPRLYKRSTPSVLRHVICGAGPLTTGLAKQFHDLFGVRVVHGYGLSETTCYSCFLPPLLDENAYVHWMFECGFPSIGCAISANDMAIHNAAGEEQPEDERGEIVVRGANVMQCYYKRPQANADAFAHGWFRTGDEGFWRPGPDGSPYYFITGRIKELIIRGGVNYSPFDIDEVLATVPGVKAAMAVGFDNDFYGEEIGAYVQPEEPGSLTEQDVIIWCRERLPFAKCPKVVVFGETFPVTSTGKYQRIKLKPLFEQWKSTQFKAAG; encoded by the coding sequence GTGAGTTCTGAAAGTTACAGCAGCGAAACGGCTGGATTGATCGCTTCCGCGCAGCGCCTCTCCAGCGGTGTGGATCGCAAGGCGTTCACCCCGTGGCAGAGCATCGGCAGCCTCCTGAGCGATCGCAGCCATGAAGCCGACCAGGCGTCGTGGCTCACATGGTATCGGGAAGGCAAGCGTGCCGGCGCATGGACGCGCGCGGAGTTCTTCGATCTGGCGTCCCGGTTGGCGCATGCCCTGCACTCGCGCCTGAACCTCGCGGTTGGTAGTCGGATCGGCACGCTGATGGCGAACGACCCCGACACGGTTCTCGTCTACTTTGCCGCCTGGATCGCAGGTATGTGCGTGGTACCCGTAAACGCAGGTGAAGAGGAGGATAACGCGGCGTTCGTACTGGAGAACGCCGAAGCGGCTGCGGTATTTGTGCTGCCGTCACAACTCGATCGGGCACGCCGCCTCATGGCGCGGCTACCGGCCGTGGGCCGATGGATTATCGCGGGACCCGCGACAGGAGATCTGGAGAGCCTTACGGACTTGCTGAACGCTCCGCCGGCCAACCTGCCGGAGGTACCGAAAACCGCGGAGGCTCTGATCGTCTACACTTCCGGGACAACCGGAGCGCCGAAGGGTGTGGTGTTGGACCAGGCGGACCTGCTGAATGATGCGTTGAGCATCGCAGATTGGCATGGTTTCACATCGCGCGATCGTGCTTTCTGCATCTTGCCCATTCACCACGTCAACGGAGTGGTCGTCACGCTGATGACCCCGCTGGTCTCGGGAGGGAGCGTGGTCCTCAACGACCGCTTCCGCGCACATACGTTCTGGTACACGCTGAGGCACGAGCACTGCACCTGGGCCAGCGTGGTACCGACGGTTCTCGCGTTTCTTTGCGCGCAGCCGCGACTCTACAAGCGATCGACCCCGAGCGTGCTCCGGCACGTCATTTGCGGCGCCGGACCGCTCACAACCGGGCTTGCGAAGCAGTTTCACGACCTGTTCGGTGTGCGTGTCGTTCATGGCTATGGCCTATCCGAGACCACCTGCTACTCCTGTTTCCTCCCTCCACTGCTCGACGAGAATGCCTATGTGCACTGGATGTTCGAATGCGGCTTCCCTTCTATCGGCTGCGCAATCTCGGCCAACGACATGGCGATCCACAATGCAGCAGGTGAGGAGCAGCCCGAGGACGAACGCGGCGAGATCGTAGTGCGTGGGGCCAACGTGATGCAGTGTTACTACAAGCGGCCACAGGCAAATGCCGATGCGTTTGCGCACGGTTGGTTCAGGACCGGCGACGAGGGGTTCTGGCGCCCCGGGCCAGATGGCTCGCCGTACTACTTCATCACCGGGCGCATCAAGGAGTTGATCATTCGAGGTGGCGTCAACTACTCGCCGTTCGACATTGACGAGGTTCTGGCCACAGTTCCCGGCGTCAAGGCGGCCATGGCCGTTGGATTTGACAACGACTTCTACGGCGAGGAGATCGGTGCCTACGTTCAGCCCGAGGAGCCTGGATCGCTCACCGAGCAGGATGTGATCATCTGGTGTCGAGAACGGCTGCCGTTTGCCAAGTGCCCGAAGGTGGTGGTTTTCGGCGAGACCTTTCCGGTAACCTCAACGGGTAAGTATCAGCGTATCAAGCTGAAACCCCTGTTTGAGCAGTGGAAGTCGACCCAGTTCAAGGCTGCAGGGTAG
- the hppD gene encoding 4-hydroxyphenylpyruvate dioxygenase, with the protein MPLRGIDRLRFFVGNARQSAYFYRNAFGFDVVAYAGLETGSRNEAAYVLRQGSITFVLASPLGPDHPDNHRLIEHGDSVQDVGIEVDDVQAAFHEAVRRGARPVTEPQVLEDRNGVYEIASIQAYGDTTHSFINHDGYHGVFAPGYEPLEAERYDAGSFHSSGLTAIDHVVANVEEGRMNEWVQFYEQVLGFSQLVHFDDKDISTEYSALMSKVVQDGGGRIKFPINEPADGLKRSQIEEYLEYYGGPGVQHIALATDDIVGTVTNLLRNDVSFLKVPQTYYDALPDRVGRIDEDFKQLAKLGILVDRDDEGYLLQIFTKPVEDRPTLFFEVIERHGSRSFGKGNFKALFEAIEREQMSRGTL; encoded by the coding sequence ATGCCCCTACGAGGCATCGATCGGCTTCGCTTCTTTGTAGGCAACGCACGGCAATCGGCCTACTTTTACCGAAATGCGTTCGGCTTCGACGTCGTGGCCTATGCCGGTCTCGAAACAGGCAGTCGCAATGAGGCCGCCTATGTGCTGCGCCAGGGCTCCATCACGTTTGTGCTGGCTTCACCGCTTGGCCCGGACCACCCCGATAACCACAGGCTGATAGAGCACGGTGATTCGGTTCAGGACGTTGGTATCGAAGTCGACGATGTGCAGGCCGCCTTTCACGAGGCGGTCCGGCGCGGGGCACGGCCCGTGACTGAGCCGCAGGTGCTGGAAGACAGGAACGGCGTCTACGAGATTGCCAGCATTCAGGCGTACGGCGATACCACCCACAGCTTCATCAATCACGATGGATACCACGGCGTGTTCGCGCCCGGGTACGAACCGCTTGAAGCGGAGCGGTATGACGCAGGCAGTTTCCATTCTTCCGGCCTCACCGCCATCGACCATGTCGTCGCAAATGTGGAAGAGGGCCGCATGAACGAGTGGGTTCAGTTCTACGAACAGGTGCTGGGATTCAGCCAGTTGGTGCACTTCGACGACAAGGATATCAGCACCGAGTACTCCGCTTTGATGTCGAAGGTGGTGCAGGATGGCGGCGGCCGGATCAAGTTCCCTATCAATGAGCCGGCGGATGGGCTCAAGCGCTCTCAAATCGAGGAGTATCTGGAGTACTACGGCGGCCCCGGAGTGCAGCACATTGCCCTGGCTACCGATGACATTGTCGGTACGGTGACCAACCTGCTGCGAAATGACGTATCGTTCCTCAAGGTGCCACAGACTTACTACGATGCCCTGCCCGACCGTGTCGGCCGTATTGACGAGGACTTCAAACAGCTGGCGAAGCTCGGCATACTTGTGGACCGAGACGACGAGGGATACCTGCTGCAGATATTTACCAAACCGGTGGAGGATAGGCCCACGCTCTTCTTCGAGGTGATCGAGCGACACGGCTCGCGCAGTTTCGGCAAAGGCAACTTCAAAGCGCTCTTCGAGGCGATCGAGCGCGAACAGATGTCGCGCGGAACGCTCTAG
- a CDS encoding fumarylacetoacetate hydrolase family protein: MKLVRFLRPGSDQAEVGMAAGNTIRPLAAMAPPGGCCDVRAAQAAMQARGAGQATGEEQLALRDVTVLAPVAPRSFRDFYAFEQHVVAARRNRGLEMVAEWYDAPAFYFSNPAGLIGPGESVVWPEETQALDFELELAAVIGVECRDLSASAADEVIAGFTVLNDWSARDIQKHEMKVGLGPAKGKDFCTSLGPWLVTPDELAPFTHRHATRGCTYSMRMTAAVNGKQISAGNSGEMRWTFAELIERASSCATLQVGDVIGSGTVGTGCITEFPTGTWPWLQQGDVVTLEVEGIGRLENRLARSPR, from the coding sequence ATGAAGCTTGTCCGATTCCTTCGACCGGGCTCGGATCAAGCCGAGGTCGGCATGGCAGCCGGCAATACCATCCGCCCTCTGGCGGCTATGGCTCCGCCGGGAGGCTGCTGCGATGTCCGGGCTGCGCAGGCGGCGATGCAGGCACGTGGAGCCGGACAGGCGACCGGCGAGGAGCAGCTGGCGCTGCGGGATGTGACGGTTCTGGCCCCGGTTGCGCCGCGGTCGTTCCGCGACTTCTACGCGTTTGAGCAGCACGTTGTCGCAGCTCGACGGAACCGAGGGCTTGAGATGGTAGCCGAATGGTACGACGCACCAGCTTTCTACTTCTCGAATCCGGCCGGGCTTATCGGGCCTGGCGAAAGTGTGGTGTGGCCGGAGGAGACTCAGGCACTGGACTTCGAGCTGGAACTGGCCGCCGTGATCGGTGTTGAGTGCCGCGATCTAAGCGCTTCCGCAGCCGATGAGGTAATCGCGGGGTTCACCGTTCTCAACGACTGGAGCGCGCGCGACATTCAGAAGCACGAGATGAAGGTGGGCCTTGGACCGGCAAAGGGCAAGGACTTCTGTACGTCGCTCGGCCCGTGGCTCGTAACCCCGGATGAGTTGGCGCCGTTCACGCATAGGCACGCCACACGCGGCTGCACGTACTCGATGCGCATGACGGCGGCAGTGAACGGCAAGCAGATATCTGCGGGCAACAGCGGAGAGATGCGCTGGACCTTTGCCGAACTGATCGAGCGGGCCAGCTCGTGCGCAACACTCCAGGTGGGAGACGTGATCGGTTCCGGTACTGTTGGCACCGGCTGCATCACGGAGTTTCCGACAGGCACGTGGCCGTGGCTGCAGCAGGGCGATGTTGTGACGCTCGAGGTGGAGGGGATCGGGCGGTTGGAGAATCGCCTGGCTCGATCCCCTCGATAA
- a CDS encoding homogentisate 1,2-dioxygenase, with the protein MPGYMQLGQIPRKRHTQFRKADGGLYSEQLFGTRGFSGIASLLYHIHPPTQVMEWSPVECADAEMEEHAALHHRHLRTGAMEPYGDPVSGRIPLMQNADVRIGICVPAAPMPYFYKNADGDDLLFVHRGSGRLETMFGALPFGVGDYLVVPRGTIYRIVTDGAPARFLVIESATPIQTPKRYRNEYGQLLEHAPYCERDMRGPSALETHDEADRFEVRIRARGAMASYWYPFHPLDVVGWDGFVYPWAFNIADFEPITGSLHQPPPVHQTFEAANFVVCSFVPRMLDYHPNAIPVPYNHSNVDSDEMIYYVNSRFGSRRGIEEGSITLHPSGLPHGPQPGVVESSLGQTRTEELAVMVDTFRPLQLSAAALPLEDAAYPMSWNPAT; encoded by the coding sequence ATGCCAGGGTATATGCAGCTGGGCCAGATTCCGCGAAAGCGCCACACGCAGTTCCGAAAAGCCGATGGCGGCCTCTATTCGGAACAGCTTTTCGGCACGCGAGGCTTCTCGGGCATCGCTTCGCTGCTCTATCACATCCATCCACCGACGCAGGTGATGGAGTGGTCACCGGTAGAGTGTGCTGACGCCGAAATGGAGGAGCATGCGGCTCTCCATCACCGTCACCTCAGGACCGGCGCGATGGAGCCTTATGGCGACCCGGTCTCGGGCCGCATACCGCTGATGCAGAATGCCGACGTCCGCATCGGCATCTGCGTGCCTGCCGCGCCGATGCCGTACTTCTATAAGAATGCCGATGGCGACGACCTGTTATTTGTCCACAGGGGCTCAGGCCGGCTGGAGACGATGTTCGGCGCCCTGCCTTTTGGCGTCGGCGACTACCTTGTGGTACCCCGCGGCACTATCTATCGCATCGTTACCGACGGCGCACCTGCACGTTTTCTGGTTATCGAATCTGCGACGCCGATCCAGACGCCCAAGCGGTATCGCAACGAATACGGCCAGCTGCTGGAGCATGCGCCGTACTGCGAGCGCGATATGCGGGGTCCGAGCGCGCTGGAGACGCACGATGAGGCGGACCGGTTTGAAGTCCGCATCCGGGCGCGCGGCGCGATGGCGTCGTACTGGTACCCGTTCCATCCGCTGGATGTAGTTGGCTGGGACGGGTTCGTATATCCGTGGGCATTCAACATTGCCGATTTCGAGCCGATTACGGGCAGCCTTCATCAACCGCCCCCCGTTCATCAGACGTTTGAGGCGGCGAACTTCGTCGTATGCTCGTTTGTCCCGCGGATGCTCGATTACCATCCGAACGCCATTCCGGTGCCCTACAACCACAGCAACGTAGACAGCGACGAGATGATCTACTACGTCAACAGCCGGTTCGGCAGCCGCCGTGGTATCGAGGAGGGTTCGATCACGCTGCACCCCTCCGGCCTGCCGCACGGGCCCCAGCCGGGCGTGGTGGAGTCAAGCCTCGGTCAGACGCGCACCGAGGAGTTGGCTGTTATGGTTGACACATTCCGACCGCTTCAACTGTCTGCCGCCGCACTTCCGCTCGAGGATGCCGCCTACCCGATGAGCTGGAATCCGGCCACGTGA
- a CDS encoding flavin reductase family protein, translated as MSATGLPNLAPFSFFMAGGGSPLSVTISPLLNRAGLPKDTLTNISENGEYVINAVSFEMASRMNVASADYPPDVSEWDRSGLTPAPSVRVGPARVAESPFALECRLFTIVSHGSGFLAANYIIGEIVAIHVAARLYDGDRIVPQRAELIARMGGDWYARADAASMFEMARPAPAPARSEAGGESRTTA; from the coding sequence ATGAGCGCCACCGGCCTGCCCAATCTTGCGCCGTTCAGCTTCTTCATGGCGGGAGGCGGCAGCCCGCTTTCGGTCACGATATCGCCTTTACTGAACCGCGCCGGATTGCCTAAGGATACGCTGACCAACATCTCTGAAAACGGCGAGTATGTTATCAACGCGGTCTCTTTCGAAATGGCCAGCCGGATGAACGTTGCCAGCGCCGATTATCCGCCCGATGTAAGTGAGTGGGATCGCTCCGGGCTCACGCCCGCGCCATCGGTGCGCGTAGGGCCGGCGCGTGTGGCTGAGAGTCCGTTCGCGCTCGAATGTCGGCTGTTCACTATAGTGAGCCACGGGTCCGGGTTTCTGGCCGCCAACTACATCATCGGCGAGATCGTTGCCATCCACGTGGCAGCACGGCTGTACGACGGCGACCGCATAGTGCCGCAGCGTGCCGAGCTGATCGCGAGAATGGGTGGCGACTGGTACGCCAGAGCGGATGCCGCCAGCATGTTTGAGATGGCGCGGCCGGCGCCGGCGCCGGCGCGGTCGGAGGCGGGCGGCGAATCGCGCACGACTGCTTAG